The Candidatus Margulisiibacteriota bacterium region CATCTCTTCAGCATTATTAGGATAGTTATCAATGATTAGTTTCACTGGGTCTAGTACAGCCATGACTCTTAATGCGCGTTTATTTAAGTCATCACGTAGAAAATGTTCAAGTAAGGCAAAATCAATAGTGCTGAACATTCTGTTAACACCAATTCTTTCAGCTAATGCTTTAATGGCTTCAGCCGTGTATCCTCTGCGCCTCATGCCGGCGATGGTAGGCATTCGTGGGTCATCCCAACCATCCACAACCTTTTCTTGTACAAGTCTAAGCAACATTCTTTTACTCATAACTGTGTAGCTTAGATTAAGCCTAGCAAACTCTATTTGTCTCGGTTTTGATGCTACAGGAAGATTATTTAGAAACCATTCATAAAGTGGTCTGTGGTCTTCAAATTCTAGCGTACAAATGGAATGAGTAATGTGTTCTATTGCATCTGATTGTCCATGGGTAAAGTCATACATGGGATAAATGCACCACTTGTTAGCAGTTCTTGGATGATGGGCATGTTTGATCCTATAAAGTACAGGGTCTCGAAGATTTAGGTTAGGAGCGGACATATCAATTTTAGCTCTAAGTACTTTGGCTCCGTCTTTAAACTCACCGTTTTTCATTTTAGTAAAAAGTTCTAGATTTTCTTCAATGCTTCTTGTTCTGAAGGGACTTTCTTTCCCTGGTGCAGTTAATGTTCCACGATATTCACGGATTTGTTCAGCAGTTAAATCTTCAACATATGCTTTGCCTTCTTTAATAAGAAGAATTGCCCATTCATATAGTTGGTCAAAATAATCTGAAGCATAATAAATTTTCTTTCCCCAGTCAAAACCAAGCCACTTAATGTCTTCTTGGATTGAGTTTATGTATTCCA contains the following coding sequences:
- a CDS encoding glutamine--tRNA ligase/YqeY domain fusion protein; amino-acid sequence: METQEKSLNFIEQIIAEDLASGKHKEVISRFPPEPNGYLHIGHAKSICLNFGLPQRFGGRCNLRFDDTNPEKEEMEYINSIQEDIKWLGFDWGKKIYYASDYFDQLYEWAILLIKEGKAYVEDLTAEQIREYRGTLTAPGKESPFRTRSIEENLELFTKMKNGEFKDGAKVLRAKIDMSAPNLNLRDPVLYRIKHAHHPRTANKWCIYPMYDFTHGQSDAIEHITHSICTLEFEDHRPLYEWFLNNLPVASKPRQIEFARLNLSYTVMSKRMLLRLVQEKVVDGWDDPRMPTIAGMRRRGYTAEAIKALAERIGVNRMFSTIDFALLEHFLRDDLNKRALRVMAVLDPVKLIIDNYPNNAEEMMDADNNPEDENSGTRQIPFSKEIYIERNDFMEDAPKNFFRLSIDKEVRLKHAYFVKCTHINKDANGNITEIHCTYDPLTKSGNSNDGRKVKGTLHWVSVKHAKEAEVRLYEHLFTQENPYDVPEGKDWIETVNPNSLVKTTAYIEPGLTEAKPGVQYQFIRNAYFCVDSKNSTPSKPVFNRIITLKDTWAKMQNK